A window of the Tachysurus fulvidraco isolate hzauxx_2018 chromosome 6, HZAU_PFXX_2.0, whole genome shotgun sequence genome harbors these coding sequences:
- the htr1fa gene encoding 5-hydroxytryptamine receptor 1F — protein MDPNNRNSSGIDGLSRNPAGMILLSLTLSVLALLTTAINSLVISAIIVTRKLHHPANYLICSLAVTDLLVAILVMPFSIVYIVKETWVMGEVMCTIWLSVDITCCTCSILHLAAIAVDRYRAITDAVEYSRKRTSLRAAVTISIVWFLSILISLPPMVWGHHKKEEKEEEKECLIKHENIAFTLYSTFGAFYIPLILILILYYKIYQAAKILYHKRRPSPMNKLEINGNKIPMCSDREQQSHDVLTLPEKSMSEPSTEGRISAASPNFHLHSERSIKRQRISGARERKAAMTLGLILGAFVICWLPFFIQEVIINLCNCINSIKLATFLTWLGYLNSLINPLIYTIFNEDFKKAFHKLIKCRKEL, from the coding sequence ATGGATCCAAACAACAGGAATTCAAGCGGCATAGATGGGCTTAGTAGAAATCCTGCAGGCAtgatccttctctctctcactctgtctgttcTAGCTCTGTTAACCACAGCAATCAACTCTTTAGTCATCAGTGCCATCATTGTCACTCGCAAACTTCACCACCCTGCCAACTACCTTATCTGCTCTCTGGCTGTGACTGACCTGCTGGTAGCCATCCTGGTCATGCCCTTCAGCATTGTCTACATCGTAAAGGAGACATGGGTCATGGGTGAAGTGATGTGCACCATCTGGCTCAGCGTTGACATCACCTGCTGCACATGCTCCATCTTGCACTTGGCGGCTATTGCTGTGGATCGTTATCGTGCCATCACTGATGCTGTGGAATACTCCAGGAAGAGGACATCTTTAAGGGCTGCTGTCACGATCAGCATCGTGTGGTTCCTGTCCATTCTCATTTCCTTACCTCCAATGGTCTGGGGACAccacaaaaaagaagaaaaggaggaggagaaagaatgCCTCATAAAGCATGAAAACATTGCTTTCACTCTTTACTCCACTTTTGGGGCCTTCTACATCCCCCTTATACTCATTCTTATCCTTTACTACAAAATATATCAAGCGGCTAAAATTCTTTACCACAAAAGAAGGCCCAGTCCCATGAACAAGCTTGAAATAAATGGAAACAAGATCCCTATGTGCTCTGACAGAGAACAGCAGAGTCATGATGTACTCACCCTACCAGAGAAGTCGATGTCAGAGCCCTCTACAGAGGGGCGCATCTCTGCAGCAAGCCCAAATTTTCATCTTCACAGTGAGAGGTCAATCAAAAGACAACGGATTTCAGGGGCACGTGAAAGAAAGGCAGCCATGACCCTGGGCCTCATTCTTGGGGCATTTGTCATCTGCTGGCTACCATTCTTTATCCAGGAAGTGATTATTAACCTCTGCAACTGTATCAACTCCATTAAATTAGCTACATTTCTGACCTGGCTCGGATACCTTAACTCACTAATCAATCCACTCATTTATACTATATTTAATGAGGActttaaaaaagcatttcataaATTGATCAAGTGCCGGAAAGAACTCTGA
- the pou1f1 gene encoding pituitary-specific positive transcription factor 1, translating to MSCQAFSSTDSFSTLSSDSAALPLLMHHAGPADCLPVTSHTTNIVPPVPSGLPLVQSSKRSHMHLSTSALSNASAGLHYSMPPCHYSNQQTTYGMMAAQEMLSASISQTRILQTCSVPHNMVNGANSLQGALAPCLYKFPEHSLAGGSCTLSHSFSALPQALFTDEPTLGDIKQELRRKSRAPEEPPDMNSPQIRELEKFANDFKLRRIKLGYTQTNVGEALAAVHGSEFSQTTICRFENLQLSFKNACKLKSILAKWLDEAEQAGALFNDKMGLQERKRKRRTTISLGAKEALERNFVEKSKPSSQEIVRMAEGLHLEKEVVRVWFCNRRQREKRVKTSLHHSSFMPKDTIGRHDRL from the exons atgagCTGCCAGGCCTTTAGCAGTACTGACTCTTTCAGCACTTTGAGCAGCGATTCAGCTGCTCTGCCTCTGCTTATGCACCACGCCGGACCTGCTGACTGCCTTCCCGTCACCAGCCACACCACCAACATCGTGCCTCCAG TTCCCTCAGGTCTGCCCCTGGTCCAGTCATCCAAGCGCTCCCACATGCATCTGTCCACTTCTGCCCTGAGCAACGCCTCAGCTGGCCTACACTACTCCATGCCCCCATGTCACTATAGCAACCAGCAGACCACCTACGGCATGATGGCAG CACAGGAAATGCTCTCCGCCAGCATCTCTCAGACGCGCATCCTGCAGACCTGCAGCGTCCCACACAATATGGTCAATGGAGCCAACTCACTTCAAG GTGCCTTGGCTCCATGTCTGTATAAGTTCCCTGAGCACAGCCTGGCAGGAGGTTCGTGCACTTTGTCCCACAGTTTCTCAGCACTGCCCCAGGCCCTGTTCACAGATGAGCCCACCTTGGGAGACATCAAACAAGAGCTGAGAAGGAAGAGTCGAGCCCCAGAGGAACCACCAGACATGAACTCACCCCAGATCCGTGAGCTCGAGAAGTTTGCCAATGACTTCAAACTACGTAGAATCAAACTTG GTTACACTCAGACCAATGTTGGAGAGGCTCTAGCAGCTGTACATGGCTCTGAGTTCAGTCAGACCACCATCTGTCGCTTTGAAAACCTACAGCTCAGTTTCAAAAATGCTTGCAAGCTGAAGTCCATACTTGCCAAATGGTTAGATGAGGCTGAGCAGGCTGGTG CACTATTTAATGACAAAATGGGACTTCAAGAACGCAAACGGAAGCGAAGAACTACTATCAG TCTAGGGGCAAAGGAGGCACTGGAAAGGAATTTTGTGGAGAAGAGTAAACCATCCTCACAAGAAATTGTGCGCATGGCAGAGGGACTACATTTGGAGAAGGAGGTGGTGCGTGTTTGGTTCTGCAACCgcagacagagggagaaaagaGTCAAGACAAGTCTACACCACAGCTCTTTCATGCCCAAAGATACCATAGGAAGACATGatagattatga